One window of the Thermus sp. LT1-2-5 genome contains the following:
- the purC gene encoding phosphoribosylaminoimidazolesuccinocarboxamide synthase — MEKLYEGKAKILYPEGKDTLRVYFKDEATAFNAQKRGVIPGKGVVNNRVSAALFRLLEAKGVKTHFLEEISEREMRVKRVRILPLEVILRFKAAGSFAKRYGLEEGTPLQAPLVEFSLKDDALGDPLICEEAILALGLATPEALREIKATTLRVGEILKDFFAQRGLELVDFKLEFGEKDGEILLADEISPDTMRLWDMATGEPMDKDRFRKDLGGVEEAYREVLRRVLGG, encoded by the coding sequence TACTTCAAGGACGAGGCCACCGCCTTCAACGCTCAAAAGCGAGGGGTCATCCCCGGCAAAGGGGTGGTGAACAACAGGGTTTCCGCCGCCCTTTTCCGCCTCCTGGAGGCAAAGGGCGTCAAGACCCACTTCCTGGAGGAAATCTCCGAGCGGGAGATGCGGGTGAAGCGGGTGAGGATCCTCCCCTTGGAGGTGATCCTCCGCTTCAAGGCGGCGGGGAGCTTCGCCAAGCGCTATGGCCTCGAGGAGGGGACGCCCCTCCAAGCGCCCTTGGTGGAGTTCTCCCTGAAGGACGACGCCCTGGGAGACCCCCTCATCTGCGAGGAGGCCATCCTGGCCCTAGGTTTGGCCACGCCGGAGGCGCTACGGGAAATCAAGGCCACCACCTTGCGGGTGGGGGAGATCCTGAAGGACTTCTTTGCGCAAAGGGGCCTGGAACTGGTGGACTTCAAGCTGGAGTTCGGGGAAAAAGACGGGGAAATCCTCCTTGCCGACGAGATCAGCCCCGACACCATGCGCCTTTGGGATATGGCCACGGGCGAACCCATGGACAAGGACCGCTTCCGCAAGGACCTTGGGGGCGTGGAAGAGGCCTACCGGGAGGTCCTGAGGCGGGTTTTGGGAGGCTAG